Within the Streptomyces sp. YIM 121038 genome, the region CGCGTCCCGGCCTGTACGACGGCCTCGCCGGGGTCGCGTACGCCCTGGACCTCCTCGGGCGCGGCGACGCGGCGCGCGAGACGCTCGCCCGGCTCGACGACGTCGACCTCGGCGGCTGCGGCGCGGGCCTGTTCGGCGGACTCTCGGGCATCGGCCTGGCCCGGCTGCACTTCGGGGACGCGCGCGCGGCCGAGGCCCTGGGCGAGCGGCTCGCGCGCGTCATCGAGGGCGGCGGCCGGCTGCCGGGCCCCGCGGACGCCGTGGGCCTCATGCACGGCTGGTCGGGCCCGGCCCTGCTGTTCACCCGGCTGCGCGGGGCGACCGGCGACGACCGGTGGCTGCGGCTCGCCCAGCTCGCGCTGGCCCGCGACCTCGGCCGGTGCGGGGCGCCGCGCGCGGGCCTGCTCCAGGTCAGGGACGGCCAGCGGTGGCTGCCGACGCTCGACCGGGGCGGCGCCGGGATCGCCCTGGTCCTCGACGCGTACCTCACGCACCACGACGACCCGCACTACGCGCGCGTACGGGAGCGCGTGCGGTCCGGCCTGGGGACGGAACTCCTCCTCTCCCCCGGCCTCTTCGACGGTCAGGCGGGTCTGCTCCACGCCGCGTCCCGCCTGGCCGGCCCGGGCTCCGCAGCGTCGGTACACCTGCGGAGCCTGGGCCTCCACTGCGTGCGCTTCAGGGGGCGGCGGGCCTTCGCGCTCGACGGCCTCCTGAAGCTCTCGATGGACCTGGCCACCGGCACGGCCGGGGTGCTGCTCGCCGTGCACGGCGCGCTGACGGGCGAGGCGTGCGCGCCGCTGCCCCTGCTTGAGGCGGCGCCCGTGGGACCGTCGGCGCAGCAGACCGCGGGACCACCGGCGCAGCGGCCCGTGGGGTCACCGGCGTGAAGGCCCGTGGGACCACCGGTGTACGGCGGAGGGCTCCTGCCGCGGACTCGCTCCGCCGCAACAGGGACTTCCAACTCCTCTGCGCCGGGCAGGGCCTGTCCATGCTCGGCTCCGGCGCCTGCGCGGTGGCCCTTCCGCTGCTCGTCCTCCAGGTCACCGGGTCGCCGCTGCGCGTCGGCCTGGTGGAGGCGGTGTGGACGGGCTCGCTGGCCCTCGCCTGTCTGCCGTCGGGCCCGGTGGCCGACCGGTTCGACCGCCGTACGGTGCTCCTCGTGTGCGACGCGGGCCGCGCGGTGGCGAGCGCGGCCCTCGCGGCGGCGGTCCTCGCCGGTCTCGCGTCGCTCCCGCTGCTCCTGGTGGCGGGCGCGGTGCTCGGCTTCCTCACGGCGCCGTTCAACGCCGCCGTCCTGCCGCTCGTCCGCGAGGTCGTGCCGGAGGGCAGGCTGGCCACGGCGCTCGCCGTCAACCAGGTGCGCGGGCAGGCCGCGTACCTCCTGGGGCCGGTGATCGGGGGCGCCCTCTTCGGCGCGGGGGCGAGCCTTCCGTTCTGGCTCGACAGCGCGTCCTACACGGTCTCGTCCTGCTGTCTGCTCGCCCTCGGCGTGCGCACCGGCGCTCCCGCCGGGCCGCGCGAGGACTGGTGGCCGTCCTTCACCACCGGGCTGCGCTTCCTGTGGCGGGACCGGCTGCTGCGCCGTCTGACCCTGGTGGCGTCGGCGCAGAACTTCGCCTTCGACGGGGTGTACCTGGCGGTCGTGGTGACCACCGCGCGCGCGGGGGCGTCCGGCCTGTCGGTCGGGATGGTCACGGCGGCGTCGGCGGCGGGTGCGATGGCGGGCGTCGTCCTCGCGCCGTCGGCGGGACGGCACCTGGGGCCCTCGACGATCGTGCTGTCCACCGGCGTGCTGTGCGCGGCCCTGGTCGGCGCGATGGCCCTGGCGCCGGAGGCCACGGCGCTCGCGGCCCTGCTCGCCGGGTGCGCCCTCGCGGTGGCCGTGTCGGGCTCGGTGCTGACGCTGGCGCGCCTGCTCCACACCCCTGAGCGGTTGCAGGGCCGCGTGAACAGCGCGATGGGCCTGCTCTTCATGGCCACGCC harbors:
- a CDS encoding MFS transporter, with the protein product MKARGTTGVRRRAPAADSLRRNRDFQLLCAGQGLSMLGSGACAVALPLLVLQVTGSPLRVGLVEAVWTGSLALACLPSGPVADRFDRRTVLLVCDAGRAVASAALAAAVLAGLASLPLLLVAGAVLGFLTAPFNAAVLPLVREVVPEGRLATALAVNQVRGQAAYLLGPVIGGALFGAGASLPFWLDSASYTVSSCCLLALGVRTGAPAGPREDWWPSFTTGLRFLWRDRLLRRLTLVASAQNFAFDGVYLAVVVTTARAGASGLSVGMVTAASAAGAMAGVVLAPSAGRHLGPSTIVLSTGVLCAALVGAMALAPEATALAALLAGCALAVAVSGSVLTLARLLHTPERLQGRVNSAMGLLFMATPPLGASLSGALLDELPAPAVFLVFAVLLAALAAASPGRRVFPQPGPGDAVADRSRAGAAAD